Below is a genomic region from Nitrospirota bacterium.
TTTCTTTTGAGCTATTTGCGTAACAGTAAGCACAAAGATGCATACAGGTGCTGTATTGCCCTATGTCTTTACTCGGAGCACATCCGCAAGCTTTTCTTTGATTCGAGTCTTTCTTTGCTTTCCTTTGCTTGTCAGGCTGCTTGCAGGGATAGCCTAAGAAATCCATCAGCTTTATATCGTGACTAAAGAGCCGTATGAGCAAATCACCATCAATGCACTTGTTGTGTTGTATGCCATAATTGGATAAATCTATGGTTTCTGCACAGGTGCCTATGGATATGCCCCACTCCTTATTCATTGCCTGTAGCCCTTCAGCAAGTGTGACCATATCATCGGGTGAAAATTCACGGCAGTCATGAAAGCCTGAAGCTGCTAAATTTCTTTGGACTTTTTTGTAACCGTCAATATCAATAAAACTTATCACCAATTTCTCAGTATGCCTGTGTATCAGGCTGCCAATCCGATAGATTTTATCTAACAGTTTTTCTGTGCTTATG
It encodes:
- a CDS encoding DUF1848 domain-containing protein, whose protein sequence is MQISITNKDKMQVKAPVIISASRATDIPAFYAEWFMHRLQAGYLIWVNPFNNLHLPISFENTRAIVFWTKNAAPMLKHLPDLDDRGINYYFTHTINDYEEEHLEPGVPPLTQRIETFKRLSDTIGKGKVIWRFDPLLLSKTISTEKLLDKIYRIGSLIHRHTEKLVISFIDIDGYKKVQRNLAASGFHDCREFSPDDMVTLAEGLQAMNKEWGISIGTCAETIDLSNYGIQHNKCIDGDLLIRLFSHDIKLMDFLGYPCKQPDKQRKAKKDSNQRKACGCAPSKDIGQYSTCMHLCAYCYANSSKETASLNYHRHLHSGKEGETIVPIP